The Erwinia sorbitola nucleotide sequence AATCCGGTGACATCCAGAGTAAAAACGGGATATGTGTCTGCTGGCTGGGTGCAAATACGTAAGGTGCACCGTGCAGATACATTCCGCGCTCGCCCAGGGACTCTCCATGGTCAGAGAGATACACCATCGCCACGTTATATTTATCACTGTACGATTTCAGCAGAGTAATGGTGCTGTCCAGCATGGAGTCAGTGTACAGAATCGAATTATCGTAAGTGTTGACCAGCGCCTGATGGTCACAGTCCTGAATCTGGTTACTGTCGCAGGTTGGCGTAAACTTGCGCATCGAATCCGGATATCGCAGGTAGTAAGCCGGCCCGTGGCTGCCCATCTGATGCAGCACAATCACTGTGTCATCTTTAACGCTGTCGATATAGTTGTTGAGGCGGTGCAGCAGCACCTCATCAAGGCAGTAATCGCTTTTACATAACTCGCTAACCTTCCACCTGGTCATATCGGTATGGGGTACCCGATCGCAGGCACCTTTACAGCCGCCGTCATTCTCGCGCCACAGCACATTGACTCCGGCGTGCGCCATCACATCCAGCAACCCCTCCTGATGCCGGGCGAGCGCTGCGTCATACCGGGTGCGTGGCATATTGGAGAACATGCAGGGCACGGAGATGGCGGTTTCCGTGCCGCATGAGGTGGCATTACGGTAATAGATAACATTGTCCTGCTTCAGTTTCGGGTTGGTTTCCCGGGAATAACCCCCGAGTGAAAAGTTTTCCGCCCGCGCGGTTTCACCCAGCACAAAGATCACCAGTGTTTTCTTCTTCTCGCCGCTAATAACCGGGCCTTTTCGCGCATCAGTACCGATTTTTATCAGCGTCTGATCCCCGGCAAACCAGCGGTTATTAACGTAGTGGCCGATGCTGCTCACCACGTTTACCGGCGTGATCATTTTCACCAGGCCTTTGTTGTTGCGGATCATTGAGGCGTAATCTTTATAGAACAGCGCAGCCACCAGCAGCACGATGAGGATGGCCCCAAGAGAGGTCAGCAGACGCCAGACAAATGACATCCACCATGGGCGGTGATTTTCAATACGCGTATAAAGCATGATAACGACGGGTAACACGCCCAGCAGCAGCATCCAAAGCAGATATCTGGCGCTAAAGAGGGCGGTTGCCTCTTGCAGATCTGTTTCGAATACGTTCTGAATCATATTGGTGTCGATCACCGTGCCGAAGCTGTACATAAAGTAGTTAGCAGCGGCGCTGAAGACGATCAGCAGCAGCAGCAGGGGTTTACGCAGCCACGGCAGCGCCAGACAGTTAAAGATTATTAAAAAAGCACTGAACAGCACGACGGGAATGGTTGCTGCATACAGATAGTCGCGTACATGCTCAAACGGAATACTGGCCCATGCACGTAACAGGAAAATACCGTTAAGGATCAGTGCAAAAAACAGTGCCGCACAAAAATTGAAAGTGATTTCGTTACAACGTAACTTATTCAGGTGTTTCATGGTCTTCCAGCATCAGAATATTCTGCAACAAGAGTAGCCGGGAAATATTAGTTAAACCTTAACTTTGGTTAAACATAGAGATAGGCCATCGGCGTTGGGCTGCGGAATTTAGTAAGCAATGGTAAAAACTGACGAATACGCACTGGATGATCGATACGGTACCCCATAGCGGCGGCATGCTACCCATGCTGTGCTGTTGGCAAGGCAGGTGTTGAGCGAAAGTGTGAACATACCGCGCACCTTGAGCGACAATTTTCGTAAAAATCATCGCATCGCGCTTGCGGACATGGGATCAGCCGTCTTCAATGAAGAGAGAGGATGAATAAACCAGGAGTCGCGGTGGCCGAACAATTAGAGTTTTTCCCGGTACCCAGCCCGTGTCGGGGTATTTGTCAGGTAAATGAGCGCGGCTACTGCCGTGGCTGCCTGCGTAGCCGGGAAGAGCGCTTCAGCTGGATGAGCTACAGCGACGCACAGAAACGTGAGGTTCTGCGCCTCTGCCGCCTGCGTATTCAGCGTCAGCGCCGCATCGGGACGCCGGAAGTGCCTGATGAACCTGAGCAGCCAGCACTGTTTTAATCCCTGCGAGATCCCGTGCTGTTATGGCAGCACCCTGATAGCGTATTATGCGTCCAGCTAATTTGCTAACGGGTAACGGGAGTAACAAGATGCCAGAACGCGTACAGATCGCCCCACAGGGGCCATTATTTTCACCGCTGGTGATGGGATACTGGCGGCTGATGGAGTGGGGAATGACCTCACAGCAGCTTGTAGAATTTATTGAGCAACATCTGGAAAGCGGTATCAGTACGGTGGATCATGCCGATATTTACGGCGGCTACCAGTGTGAGGCAGAGTTTGGCAAAGCACTGCGTCTGCAACCCTCCCTGCGCCAGCGTCTGGAGCTGGTCACCAAATGCGGCATCGCCACCACGGCAGATCCGCAGCATGCTCTCGGTCACTACATCACTGACGCTGCGCATATTATCCATAGCGCGGAGAATTCACTGCGCTATTTTAATACCGACTACCTTGATCTGCTGTTAATACATCGTCCCGATCCGCTGATGGATGCCGACGAAGTCGCTGGTGCATTTCAGCATCTGCATCAGAGCGGCAAAGTGAAATATTTTGGCGTCTCTAACTTTACCCCGGCGCAATATTCGCTGTTGCAGTCGCGTCTGCCTTTCACTCTGGTTACTAATCAGGTTGAGATCTCTCCGGTGCACCAGCCGCTGCTGCTGGATGGCACGCTGGATCAGTGTCAGCAGATGCGGGTCAGACCGATGGCCTGGTCATGTCTGGGGGGCGGCAGCATGTTTACCTCTCCTGAGTATCAGCCGCTGCGCGATGAGCTGGCGCTGATCCAGCAGGAGACGGCAGCAGACAATATAGAACAGCTGATCTATGCCTGGATTATGCAGCTGCCGTCGAAGCCGCTGCCAATCATTGGTAGTGGCAAGATTGAGCGGGTCAGGCTGGCGGCGAAAGCTGCTCACATCTCCCTGTCACGTCAGCAGTGGTTCCGCATCCGCAAAGCCGCACTTGGCTATGATGTGCCGTAAAGAGGGCTGCCAGTCCCACGGCAAATACCTTTAAGTTGTCTGCAATCGCGATAGCGAACAGTACAAACGCCAGATAACCCCGGCAAGCTCGATCTCCTCTGCCTGCCGGGAGTCACTCAGTTTATTAATACGCTCCTGCAACGTTTTTAACGTATCGTTGAGGGGATTATGATGGACGCCTCGTTCGCTGATTATCGATTGTAAATCACGCAGCACAGCGTCGCGTATGCTGGCCAGCGCGGCTGAATCTGTTTTCCATTCGCGCAAAATCCACGCTACG carries:
- the eptA gene encoding phosphoethanolamine transferase EptA gives rise to the protein MKHLNKLRCNEITFNFCAALFFALILNGIFLLRAWASIPFEHVRDYLYAATIPVVLFSAFLIIFNCLALPWLRKPLLLLLIVFSAAANYFMYSFGTVIDTNMIQNVFETDLQEATALFSARYLLWMLLLGVLPVVIMLYTRIENHRPWWMSFVWRLLTSLGAILIVLLVAALFYKDYASMIRNNKGLVKMITPVNVVSSIGHYVNNRWFAGDQTLIKIGTDARKGPVISGEKKKTLVIFVLGETARAENFSLGGYSRETNPKLKQDNVIYYRNATSCGTETAISVPCMFSNMPRTRYDAALARHQEGLLDVMAHAGVNVLWRENDGGCKGACDRVPHTDMTRWKVSELCKSDYCLDEVLLHRLNNYIDSVKDDTVIVLHQMGSHGPAYYLRYPDSMRKFTPTCDSNQIQDCDHQALVNTYDNSILYTDSMLDSTITLLKSYSDKYNVAMVYLSDHGESLGERGMYLHGAPYVFAPSQQTHIPFLLWMSPDYAAAFGVDQQCLQQQAQTVDISQDNIFHTLLGMMNVQTREYQPTLDMIHSCRKSS
- a CDS encoding DUF1289 domain-containing protein, which encodes MAEQLEFFPVPSPCRGICQVNERGYCRGCLRSREERFSWMSYSDAQKREVLRLCRLRIQRQRRIGTPEVPDEPEQPALF
- a CDS encoding aldo/keto reductase, with protein sequence MPERVQIAPQGPLFSPLVMGYWRLMEWGMTSQQLVEFIEQHLESGISTVDHADIYGGYQCEAEFGKALRLQPSLRQRLELVTKCGIATTADPQHALGHYITDAAHIIHSAENSLRYFNTDYLDLLLIHRPDPLMDADEVAGAFQHLHQSGKVKYFGVSNFTPAQYSLLQSRLPFTLVTNQVEISPVHQPLLLDGTLDQCQQMRVRPMAWSCLGGGSMFTSPEYQPLRDELALIQQETAADNIEQLIYAWIMQLPSKPLPIIGSGKIERVRLAAKAAHISLSRQQWFRIRKAALGYDVP